A DNA window from Chryseobacterium sp. MEBOG06 contains the following coding sequences:
- a CDS encoding GHKL domain-containing protein has translation MKLTDSAFEISNSGTERLNADLLFKRFSKLSTESGGSGLGLSIIQEIAKFHHWTIEYKFENNHHIFTVNL, from the coding sequence ATGAAACTGACAGATTCTGCTTTTGAAATTTCCAATTCGGGAACAGAAAGACTTAATGCGGATTTATTATTTAAAAGATTTTCAAAACTCTCCACAGAGAGCGGCGGAAGTGGTCTGGGATTATCTATTATACAGGAAATTGCTAAGTTTCATCACTGGACAATCGAATATAAATTTGAAAATAATCATCATATTTTCACTGTTAATTTATAG
- a CDS encoding aldo/keto reductase, whose amino-acid sequence MEKRKIKNTDLAVAPINFGGNVFGWTLDEKQSFDILDRFTDAGFNFVDTADTYSWWVNGKGGQSEEIIGKWMKSRANRKDIVLATKVGSETKEHGFDISKKHILQSVDESLQRLQTDHIDIYYTHFDDHTTPVEETLSAYDEIIKAGKVRYIAASNLSPERLKASFEASEKYNLPKYAALQPHYNLMEREGFEKNYAPLVEQFDLSVFPYWSLAAGFLTGKYRNEADLAKSARGEGVRKYLNAKGIEVLKALDQVGEKHQSPQSTVALAWLLANPLITAPIVSATSASQLDTLFSAPKLVLDQEDIDLLNKASH is encoded by the coding sequence ATGGAAAAAAGAAAGATCAAAAATACGGATCTGGCAGTAGCCCCTATCAATTTTGGAGGGAATGTTTTCGGATGGACTCTGGACGAAAAACAGTCTTTTGATATATTGGACCGCTTTACAGATGCCGGATTCAATTTTGTAGATACAGCAGATACGTATTCATGGTGGGTCAATGGAAAAGGCGGTCAATCTGAAGAAATCATCGGGAAATGGATGAAGAGCCGTGCAAACCGTAAGGATATTGTACTGGCCACCAAGGTGGGCTCTGAAACAAAAGAGCATGGTTTTGATATCAGTAAAAAACATATCTTACAATCGGTGGATGAATCGCTGCAAAGACTTCAGACTGATCATATTGATATTTACTATACTCACTTTGATGATCATACCACTCCGGTAGAAGAAACTCTTTCTGCATATGATGAGATCATTAAAGCAGGAAAAGTACGTTATATTGCAGCTTCCAATCTTTCCCCGGAACGTCTGAAAGCCTCATTTGAAGCTTCCGAGAAATACAATCTGCCTAAATATGCAGCACTACAGCCTCATTACAACCTTATGGAAAGAGAAGGCTTTGAAAAAAATTATGCTCCGCTGGTTGAGCAGTTTGATCTTAGCGTATTTCCATATTGGTCATTAGCCGCAGGATTTTTAACAGGAAAATACCGTAATGAAGCAGATCTTGCTAAAAGTGCGAGAGGAGAAGGAGTAAGAAAGTACTTGAATGCTAAAGGTATTGAAGTATTAAAAGCTTTGGATCAGGTAGGAGAGAAGCATCAGTCTCCTCAAAGTACGGTTGCTCTTGCCTGGTTATTGGCCAATCCTTTGATTACGGCACCTATTGTAAGTGCTACCAGCGCTTCACAGCTCGACACCTTATTCAGTGCCCCGAAACTGGTTTTAGATCAGGAAGATATTGATTTGCTGAATAAAGCAAGTCATTAG
- a CDS encoding aldo/keto reductase: MSRAILNENHRLGLGGVAIGTAFENITDEQAQKVLQAAWDTGIRYYDTSPWYGLTKSERRFGRFLKTQDRDDFIFSTKVGRLFNQVPESEVPPTMWKKPLPYDFRHDYTADAVKQSIEESMKRTGLDYIDIVYVHDLSEDQVGDRYPYFLEQAQKGAFKVLSELRNQGVIKAWGMGVNKIEPILDCIESADPDICLSATQYSILEHEDAVDRLLPAVKKAGVQLVSGAGYNSGYIAGRERYNYKDVIPKGMNEKRAGISAIADKYGIRLIDAALHFVLACDEFSSIIPGTGSPEQVKDNIRALKTNIPSDFWKELKEKGLIYEKAQVPTL; encoded by the coding sequence ATGAGCCGAGCTATTTTAAATGAAAATCACAGACTGGGACTAGGCGGTGTTGCTATAGGAACCGCTTTTGAAAATATTACAGATGAACAGGCGCAGAAAGTACTGCAGGCAGCATGGGATACCGGAATCCGGTATTATGATACGTCTCCCTGGTATGGGCTTACCAAAAGCGAAAGAAGATTTGGCCGTTTTCTGAAAACCCAAGACAGAGATGACTTTATATTCTCAACAAAAGTAGGCCGACTTTTTAATCAGGTTCCGGAATCTGAAGTTCCGCCTACCATGTGGAAAAAACCTCTTCCATATGATTTCAGACATGATTATACTGCTGACGCTGTAAAACAGTCTATAGAAGAAAGTATGAAAAGAACCGGTCTGGATTATATTGATATTGTATACGTGCATGATTTATCTGAGGATCAGGTAGGTGACCGCTACCCTTATTTCCTTGAACAAGCACAAAAAGGAGCTTTTAAAGTTCTTTCTGAGCTAAGAAACCAGGGGGTTATTAAAGCCTGGGGAATGGGAGTCAATAAAATTGAACCCATTTTAGATTGTATTGAATCAGCAGATCCTGATATCTGTCTTTCTGCAACTCAATATTCTATATTGGAACATGAAGATGCAGTTGACAGGCTTCTTCCTGCAGTAAAAAAAGCAGGGGTACAACTCGTTTCCGGAGCTGGATATAATTCAGGCTATATTGCCGGGAGAGAACGTTATAATTATAAAGATGTAATCCCGAAAGGGATGAATGAAAAACGAGCCGGAATTTCTGCTATTGCAGATAAATATGGTATTCGCCTTATAGATGCTGCTCTGCATTTTGTTCTCGCTTGTGATGAGTTTTCATCTATTATACCGGGAACTGGCAGCCCAGAGCAGGTAAAGGATAATATACGGGCTCTGAAAACCAATATCCCTTCGGATTTCTGGAAAGAGCTCAAGGAAAAGGGGCTTATTTATGAAAAAGCTCAGGTTCCTACTTTGTAG
- a CDS encoding GLPGLI family protein, translating to MYYYKKLFQLLALFFSVLFFSQLHKKDTVCGEFTYLLKAKLSTLTPDYKHEEFFSLQIGDKRAFFASTQSIKRDSTFQTTQHKKLDNGGILLSTKGMNIPKTQFYYTIIQSNENIQYFESVSMSLLMYKEPVIKNWKLIDETKIINTITCKKAEVNFKGRNWIAWYSLEIPLPYGPYKFSGLPGLIVKITDDKEEYDFELVKSVPTYKLKDKLITIKKSRYTEAIETTQQKLKQAIRNADANAAAVLASYGTTIIQGQEIIRQRQKEKEENKKYENPLELEKD from the coding sequence ATGTATTATTATAAAAAATTATTTCAATTATTAGCCTTATTTTTTAGTGTCTTATTCTTTTCTCAATTACATAAAAAAGATACTGTGTGTGGTGAATTTACCTATTTATTAAAAGCTAAACTGAGTACATTAACTCCTGATTATAAACATGAAGAATTTTTTTCATTACAGATAGGTGATAAACGTGCTTTTTTTGCAAGTACACAATCAATTAAGAGAGATTCTACATTTCAAACAACCCAACATAAGAAATTGGATAATGGTGGGATTCTTTTAAGTACAAAAGGAATGAATATACCAAAAACCCAATTCTATTATACAATTATACAATCAAATGAAAACATACAGTATTTTGAGTCTGTTTCGATGTCATTACTTATGTATAAAGAACCCGTAATAAAAAATTGGAAACTTATAGACGAAACAAAAATAATCAATACAATTACTTGTAAGAAAGCAGAGGTTAATTTTAAAGGTCGAAACTGGATAGCATGGTATTCTCTTGAAATTCCGTTGCCCTATGGTCCATATAAATTTAGTGGCTTGCCAGGACTAATTGTCAAAATAACAGATGATAAAGAAGAATATGATTTTGAATTAGTAAAATCTGTACCTACATATAAATTAAAAGATAAATTAATTACCATTAAAAAGAGCAGATATACAGAAGCCATAGAAACAACACAGCAAAAATTAAAACAAGCAATTAGAAATGCTGATGCAAATGCTGCTGCTGTACTTGCAAGTTACGGAACTACTATTATACAAGGTCAAGAAATTATAAGGCAGCGACAAAAAGAAAAAGAGGAAAATAAAAAATACGAAAACCCATTAGAATTAGAAAAAGATTAG
- a CDS encoding bacteriocin-like protein has protein sequence MKKLKKLTREDLKTLKGGQVWIAEFCGQTATTTQDWTPQQANQWLAELEKNYCN, from the coding sequence ATGAAAAAACTAAAAAAATTAACTCGAGAAGACCTTAAAACATTGAAAGGAGGTCAAGTTTGGATTGCAGAATTTTGCGGTCAAACTGCTACTACAACTCAAGATTGGACACCACAACAAGCAAATCAGTGGCTTGCTGAACTTGAAAAAAATTACTGTAATTAA
- a CDS encoding sensor histidine kinase, whose protein sequence is MKPLLNKTTKPFLIYVLIVLTISIPVYYFVVDTIWKSELDEHNQIIVEKTAYEFNQLKLSDEKLENSLDLWNHIQPETNIERIPADKIKGDTVYTSEKHLPFISANKKERYRCLQKVIYIHDKPYLFTIQTNIEESHETIAVIAMITIFFFVMIVVGLLYLNRRLSASIWKPFRDTLDRLKTFKLNNQSKIELPASDITEFDELNQSLYKLIEHNVSVYNTQKEFTENASHELQTPLAIIKNKLDLLLQDQALTERQYRIAEEMNRALTRSSRINKNLLLLAKIDNNQFDNSEVISFDHLLHQSIEILQEHFEQKNISVKEDISSGVKISGNSSLTEIMINNLIINAIRHTSPGGGF, encoded by the coding sequence GTGAAGCCTCTATTAAACAAAACCACAAAACCCTTTCTTATCTATGTTCTTATTGTATTAACGATAAGTATTCCTGTATATTATTTTGTGGTAGATACAATCTGGAAAAGTGAACTGGATGAGCATAACCAGATTATTGTAGAGAAAACAGCCTATGAATTCAATCAATTAAAACTTTCTGATGAAAAGCTGGAGAACAGTCTTGATTTATGGAATCATATTCAGCCTGAAACCAATATTGAAAGAATTCCGGCAGATAAAATTAAAGGAGATACCGTTTATACTTCCGAAAAACATCTTCCATTTATTTCTGCTAATAAAAAGGAACGTTACCGATGTCTTCAGAAAGTAATATATATTCACGATAAACCTTACCTTTTTACGATACAGACCAATATTGAGGAATCTCACGAGACAATTGCCGTGATCGCTATGATTACTATATTTTTCTTTGTGATGATTGTAGTTGGGCTTTTATACTTAAACAGAAGACTTTCCGCTTCCATATGGAAACCCTTTCGGGATACTCTGGACCGGTTAAAAACGTTTAAACTCAACAACCAGTCTAAAATTGAACTTCCCGCTTCTGATATCACAGAATTTGATGAGCTCAACCAATCTCTTTACAAACTGATTGAGCATAATGTTTCTGTATATAATACCCAAAAGGAATTTACCGAAAATGCTTCTCATGAACTGCAGACTCCTCTTGCTATCATCAAAAATAAGCTGGATCTTTTACTTCAGGATCAGGCTTTGACGGAAAGGCAATACCGCATTGCAGAGGAAATGAACAGAGCCCTGACGAGAAGCTCACGAATCAATAAAAACCTCCTGCTGCTTGCTAAAATAGATAATAATCAGTTTGATAACTCTGAAGTCATTTCTTTTGATCATCTGCTTCATCAGAGTATAGAAATTCTTCAGGAACATTTTGAACAAAAAAACATTTCTGTAAAAGAAGATATTTCTTCTGGTGTAAAAATAAGTGGTAACAGCAGTCTTACGGAGATTATGATCAACAATCTTATCATCAATGCTATCCGCCATACTTCTCCCGGGGGGGGATTTTAA
- a CDS encoding sulfite exporter TauE/SafE family protein, whose amino-acid sequence MIFKIALLFAGTILAFWISAICGGGASLILIPILNLLLPTSLVPFSLTLGTFTSSASRIAVFKKHINWKIFLWFVPFSIPAVLLGAYMIKYVNPNYLQLMVGFFLIANLPQLFVSKNKKEESGKPYPKSALAVIGFSAGFISGITGAVGLLFNRFYLKFGLKKEEIVATRAANEIFLHLIKLIIYISLGLYSNTALWLGIAIAVAAVVSSYTVKYILPHLSENLFKKIGYGAMVVSGITLMTSTSGKIIQQDQIAVNTSSTENKNVYTMSWRNTRVVLEYKANKGLELEKSIQPEELSGNLKTMYHTLKEHYDDVHIEKVYALGKETTHGFYCYKNKVVTKYKA is encoded by the coding sequence ATGATTTTTAAAATTGCCCTTTTATTCGCAGGAACAATACTTGCATTCTGGATCAGCGCTATTTGTGGAGGCGGTGCAAGTCTGATTTTGATTCCTATCCTAAACCTTCTGCTTCCCACATCATTGGTCCCTTTCTCTTTGACGCTAGGTACTTTTACAAGTTCGGCCTCCCGGATTGCTGTGTTTAAAAAACATATCAACTGGAAAATATTTTTATGGTTTGTTCCGTTTTCTATTCCGGCAGTTCTGCTGGGTGCTTATATGATCAAATATGTAAACCCCAATTATCTGCAGCTTATGGTTGGTTTCTTCCTGATTGCAAATCTTCCTCAACTTTTTGTTTCTAAAAATAAAAAAGAAGAATCAGGAAAGCCTTATCCCAAATCTGCATTAGCAGTTATTGGTTTCTCAGCGGGTTTTATTTCAGGAATAACAGGTGCTGTAGGACTTCTTTTCAACCGCTTTTATTTAAAGTTCGGACTTAAAAAAGAAGAAATAGTGGCAACTCGTGCAGCAAATGAAATTTTCCTTCACCTGATCAAGCTTATCATTTATATCTCGCTGGGCTTATATTCCAATACCGCATTATGGCTGGGAATTGCGATAGCAGTAGCGGCAGTAGTGTCTTCATATACCGTGAAGTATATTCTTCCCCATCTCAGCGAAAACCTGTTCAAAAAGATAGGGTATGGAGCGATGGTAGTTTCCGGCATTACTTTGATGACCTCTACCTCCGGCAAAATAATCCAGCAGGATCAAATTGCTGTTAATACTTCGTCTACAGAAAATAAAAATGTGTACACCATGTCCTGGAGAAATACCCGTGTAGTATTGGAATATAAAGCCAATAAAGGACTGGAACTTGAAAAGAGCATCCAGCCGGAAGAACTTTCCGGAAATCTTAAAACGATGTATCATACACTAAAAGAACATTATGATGATGTACATATAGAAAAAGTATATGCGCTGGGGAAAGAAACTACTCATGGGTTCTACTGTTATAAAAACAAAGTGGTTACCAAGTATAAAGCCTGA
- a CDS encoding SDR family oxidoreductase, translated as MKNQRKPPFFGETVVITGASSGIGKATAEAFAEQGADLILAARGEKALNETAEICRKLGANVLAVPTDTSVAKDVQHLVDEAIEFSGKIDYWVNNAGVMALGRFEEIPQEVTEQVIKTNLLGYMYSAHAVLPVFKKQKRGVLINNVSIAGWVPAPYSAAYTASKFGIRGMVETLQGEVSDFPDIHICALYPGFQKSSGIEHAANYSGMSIGTPYPSFDPRKLAASIVKTAKNPVAANYPDWSAIVFKNLYEMFPGAIRHLSSAGMRLAIRKSRKDENTIGNVLQPSQGNMEIHGKTVFSLSSKTVIRAGAGIIAAIALGVLFSGKTKKIV; from the coding sequence ATGAAAAATCAAAGAAAACCTCCTTTTTTTGGAGAAACAGTTGTCATTACCGGAGCCTCAAGCGGAATCGGTAAAGCCACAGCAGAAGCTTTTGCTGAACAGGGAGCAGACCTTATTCTTGCTGCAAGGGGGGAAAAAGCACTTAATGAAACTGCAGAAATATGCCGGAAACTTGGAGCCAATGTGCTTGCTGTACCTACGGATACTTCTGTAGCTAAAGATGTACAGCATCTTGTGGATGAAGCGATAGAATTCAGTGGAAAGATTGATTATTGGGTAAACAATGCAGGAGTTATGGCTTTGGGCAGGTTTGAGGAAATCCCCCAGGAAGTGACTGAGCAGGTTATTAAAACAAACCTTCTGGGATATATGTATTCTGCGCATGCTGTATTGCCGGTGTTTAAAAAGCAGAAAAGAGGTGTTTTAATTAATAATGTTTCAATTGCAGGATGGGTTCCTGCTCCTTACAGTGCAGCATATACAGCTTCAAAATTTGGCATTAGGGGAATGGTAGAAACTCTTCAGGGAGAAGTTTCAGATTTCCCCGACATTCATATCTGTGCCCTCTACCCTGGATTCCAGAAGTCATCAGGAATAGAACATGCTGCCAATTATTCCGGAATGTCAATCGGTACTCCCTATCCTTCATTTGACCCACGTAAACTCGCCGCTTCCATTGTAAAAACAGCAAAAAATCCCGTGGCGGCAAACTATCCTGACTGGTCAGCGATAGTGTTTAAAAACTTATATGAAATGTTTCCCGGGGCTATCCGCCACCTCTCATCTGCGGGAATGCGCCTGGCAATCAGAAAATCGCGTAAAGATGAAAATACGATAGGGAATGTGCTGCAACCGTCACAGGGTAATATGGAAATTCATGGAAAAACAGTATTCTCCTTATCTTCAAAAACAGTAATTCGGGCAGGTGCCGGAATTATAGCAGCAATAGCATTAGGCGTCCTGTTTTCAGGCAAAACAAAAAAAATAGTATAA
- a CDS encoding chloride channel protein: MKIHNKKKYLSFLKFKRDFQKYGLEKARSYELILHWLNNRLSRNQFLVLSGILVGCTAGLAGVILKTLVHNIHYFITNKVHFEYQILFYIVFPFLGIVLTTLIVLTLFKGQDRKGIGAILYEIAQNSSIVASVKMYSQVIQSAITVGLGGSAGLESPIAVTGAAIGSNYAQTYRLSYKERTLLLAAGATAGIASAFNAPIAGIMFAFEILLTGVVFTDFIPLVVAAVCGSLLSRILLQEDVLFRFYTRDPFNYKNVPYYLILGLVTGLYARYFVIISQKVEHFIKGLQLSRMRKAMFGGAVLSLLCVLFPPLFGEGYETVKAFTNGNTYSIIENSFFRYFEIGDWTIIIFLILVLLLKAFATSFTIFSGGNGGNFAPSLFAGGTLGYLFALICQHLGFTDVPVTNLVLVGMAGAMSGVLYAPLTAIFLIAESSYGYDLFIPLMIASVISYLIAKWFSPISPELKSLADEGKIFTSKHDKNLLFALRTDDFIDKYSQTINENDPISELFELVKNGNKNIFAVVDDNRKLKGVLTLDDVRPYLFNKDIDPLEKIIQVMKAPLAILHRENKPLEILQIFDDTGVWNLPVVSDNNDFIGFISKSSILMSYRQLLKEYSD; encoded by the coding sequence GTGAAAATTCACAACAAAAAAAAGTACCTAAGTTTTCTTAAATTTAAAAGAGACTTCCAGAAATATGGATTGGAAAAAGCGCGCAGTTACGAGCTTATTCTGCATTGGCTGAACAACAGACTGAGCAGAAACCAGTTTCTTGTACTTTCCGGAATCCTTGTAGGCTGTACGGCTGGCCTTGCCGGAGTTATTTTGAAAACTCTGGTACACAACATTCATTACTTCATTACGAATAAAGTTCATTTTGAATATCAGATTTTATTTTATATCGTTTTTCCTTTTTTAGGGATTGTGCTTACAACGCTAATTGTTTTAACCTTGTTTAAAGGACAGGACAGAAAAGGTATTGGTGCTATTCTTTATGAAATCGCACAGAATTCCAGCATTGTAGCTTCTGTTAAAATGTATTCGCAGGTGATTCAGAGCGCCATTACAGTCGGGTTGGGAGGATCAGCAGGGTTAGAAAGCCCCATTGCCGTTACAGGAGCTGCTATTGGTTCAAACTATGCACAGACCTACAGGCTCAGCTATAAAGAGCGTACACTGCTTCTGGCTGCGGGAGCAACGGCAGGGATTGCTTCTGCCTTCAATGCACCTATTGCAGGGATTATGTTTGCATTTGAGATCCTGCTGACCGGAGTTGTATTTACTGATTTTATTCCACTGGTAGTAGCAGCAGTCTGTGGAAGTCTTTTATCAAGAATACTTCTTCAGGAAGATGTTCTTTTCAGATTTTATACAAGAGATCCTTTCAATTATAAAAATGTACCTTATTATCTTATTTTGGGGCTTGTTACCGGTTTGTATGCCCGCTATTTTGTTATAATCTCTCAGAAAGTAGAACACTTTATAAAAGGGCTCCAGCTTTCAAGAATGCGTAAGGCGATGTTTGGAGGTGCTGTTCTTTCCTTATTATGTGTTCTTTTTCCTCCCTTATTCGGAGAGGGATATGAAACGGTAAAAGCTTTTACTAACGGAAATACCTATTCAATTATTGAGAACAGCTTTTTCAGATATTTTGAAATCGGGGACTGGACCATTATTATATTTTTGATTTTAGTGTTGCTTTTAAAGGCTTTTGCGACTTCTTTTACTATATTCAGTGGTGGAAACGGAGGTAATTTTGCACCTTCACTTTTTGCAGGAGGTACTTTAGGGTATTTATTTGCATTAATTTGTCAGCATTTGGGATTTACAGATGTTCCGGTGACCAATCTGGTTCTGGTAGGAATGGCAGGTGCAATGAGTGGTGTACTGTATGCACCTCTTACCGCTATATTTCTGATTGCGGAATCCAGTTATGGCTATGATCTTTTCATTCCTTTAATGATCGCCTCTGTGATATCTTACCTTATCGCCAAATGGTTCTCTCCTATTTCTCCGGAACTGAAATCATTGGCTGATGAAGGGAAAATATTTACCAGCAAGCACGATAAAAACCTTCTTTTTGCCTTAAGAACAGATGATTTTATAGATAAATATTCGCAGACCATCAATGAAAATGACCCCATTTCAGAGTTGTTTGAACTGGTGAAAAATGGAAATAAAAATATCTTTGCTGTAGTGGATGATAACCGGAAACTGAAAGGAGTTCTTACTCTGGATGATGTAAGACCTTATCTGTTCAATAAAGATATTGATCCGCTGGAAAAAATAATTCAGGTGATGAAAGCTCCTCTGGCGATACTTCACCGTGAGAACAAGCCATTGGAAATCCTTCAGATCTTTGATGATACAGGAGTATGGAATCTTCCGGTGGTAAGTGATAACAATGATTTCATCGGATTTATTTCAAAATCTTCTATTCTGATGAGCTACAGGCAACTGCTGAAAGAGTATTCTGATTAA
- a CDS encoding response regulator transcription factor — protein MKILIVEDETELAKSITEYLSEENYLCELAGTYTDAMNKIGMFHYDCILLDIMLPDGNGLRILEELKKQQKQDGVIIISAKNALDDKVEGLKLGADDYLTKPFHLSELMARVYSIIRRKQFHSSNVVTQNELQIDLLAKTVAVNEETIALTKKEFDLLIYFIGNKNKVISKSILAEHLSGGFADMLDNHDFVYAHVKNLKKKLYDAGSGHYLKTVYGTGYKWES, from the coding sequence ATGAAAATTCTAATTGTAGAAGACGAAACCGAGCTTGCTAAAAGTATTACTGAATATCTGTCAGAGGAAAACTACCTCTGTGAGCTGGCTGGTACCTATACTGACGCTATGAATAAGATAGGGATGTTTCATTATGACTGTATTTTATTAGACATTATGCTTCCTGACGGAAATGGACTTAGAATTTTGGAAGAATTAAAAAAACAGCAGAAACAGGATGGCGTGATCATTATTTCCGCTAAAAATGCACTGGATGATAAGGTGGAAGGTCTGAAATTGGGAGCTGATGATTATCTTACCAAACCTTTTCATCTTTCAGAACTGATGGCCAGAGTATATTCTATTATCCGCAGAAAACAGTTTCACAGTTCTAATGTGGTGACCCAAAATGAACTTCAAATTGATCTTTTGGCTAAAACAGTAGCCGTTAATGAAGAAACAATTGCATTGACGAAAAAGGAGTTTGACCTTCTGATCTATTTTATCGGTAATAAGAATAAAGTGATTTCAAAGAGTATATTGGCGGAACACCTTTCGGGGGGTTTTGCAGATATGCTTGACAATCATGATTTTGTATATGCGCATGTGAAAAATCTTAAGAAAAAGCTATATGATGCCGGCTCTGGACATTACCTCAAAACAGTGTATGGAACGGGATATAAGTGGGAATCGTAA
- a CDS encoding NAD(P)/FAD-dependent oxidoreductase — protein MKKHIVIVGGGFAGINLIKSLKNDNRFRITLVDKNNYHFFPPLIYQVATSFIEASNISYPFRKLFSENKNVKFHMGSLIKVNTDNKTIETDTGNLSYDELVLAIGTESNFFGMENVQKCALPMKNIEEALYLRNHILLTLEEAARNKNIKEAEKLQNIVIAGGGPTGVELAGMLAEMGHYIAQKEYPEIKLALSNIYLIDALPTLLSPMSSLAQESAYEKLKELGVKIILNISVKDYIDSKVILSDGRSLETETLIWTSGVIGREIKGLPEESIGKGRRIAVNAYNKVEGTSNVYALGDICIMLSEEKYPKGHPQLAQVAIQQGKNLAANFRRIEEGKVLEPFYYHDKGSMAIISKYNAVVDLPKHSFKGFAAWLTWLFIHIIPLVGFRSKIQLALDWFRLFITNNPSIRLILFPKKNNGNR, from the coding sequence ATGAAAAAGCACATTGTAATCGTAGGCGGAGGATTTGCAGGCATTAATCTTATCAAATCTCTTAAGAACGACAACAGATTCAGAATTACACTGGTAGATAAAAATAATTATCATTTTTTTCCACCATTGATCTATCAGGTTGCAACCTCATTCATAGAAGCCTCTAATATCAGTTATCCCTTCAGAAAATTATTTTCAGAGAATAAAAATGTTAAATTCCATATGGGAAGCCTGATTAAGGTAAATACTGATAATAAAACCATTGAAACAGATACCGGAAACCTGAGCTATGACGAACTTGTCCTGGCGATAGGAACAGAATCTAATTTTTTTGGAATGGAAAATGTACAGAAGTGTGCACTTCCCATGAAAAATATTGAAGAAGCACTGTATCTGCGGAATCATATCCTGCTGACTCTGGAAGAAGCTGCCAGAAACAAAAACATTAAAGAAGCTGAAAAACTTCAGAATATCGTAATTGCTGGCGGCGGACCTACGGGCGTAGAATTGGCAGGTATGCTGGCAGAAATGGGACATTATATCGCCCAGAAAGAATATCCCGAAATAAAACTGGCACTTTCCAATATTTATCTCATAGATGCCCTTCCCACTCTGCTTTCTCCTATGAGCAGTCTGGCACAAGAAAGTGCTTATGAAAAATTGAAAGAATTGGGTGTTAAGATTATCCTGAACATCTCGGTGAAAGACTATATTGATTCCAAAGTTATATTAAGTGACGGAAGATCTCTTGAGACAGAAACTCTGATCTGGACTTCCGGAGTCATAGGAAGAGAAATTAAAGGATTACCCGAAGAAAGCATAGGAAAAGGAAGACGGATTGCAGTAAATGCTTACAATAAAGTGGAAGGAACCTCCAATGTTTATGCTCTGGGAGATATTTGCATAATGCTTTCTGAGGAAAAATATCCGAAAGGGCACCCTCAGCTTGCACAGGTTGCCATTCAGCAGGGTAAAAATCTGGCTGCCAATTTCAGGCGGATAGAAGAAGGTAAGGTACTGGAACCATTCTATTATCATGATAAAGGAAGTATGGCTATTATTTCCAAATATAATGCTGTGGTAGACCTTCCGAAACATTCCTTCAAAGGATTCGCAGCTTGGCTTACATGGCTTTTCATCCATATTATTCCTTTAGTTGGATTCCGGAGTAAAATACAGCTCGCTTTAGACTGGTTCCGTTTATTTATTACAAATAATCCTTCCATCAGACTGATTTTGTTTCCTAAAAAAAATAATGGGAACAGATAA